AATGGAATGACCCTCAGCGAGCTTGGGATAAGGAACAGGCATAAAGCAACCATCCTGGCAATTCACAGAGAAAGTGAAACCATTACAAACCCTGATGGCAATATTTCATTGTACTCAGGAGATATATGTATTATTTTTGGAAAACCGGAAGACCTGAATAAAATAAGGGAAATGTTCAAAGGAGCTTCTTGCAGCATATGAATATCTGAAATGAGTAAGGAGATAACAAACATATCGTAAAAGACGGCTAGTAATAGCAGTATTTAGCTATTGTACCCTAATGCATAAAGTTGCATACATAATTATAACATTTAATCATGACTGTAATGTTATAAAAAAGTATTGGAGTATTGATACATATTTTTCATTTTTGTTGAAAAGACATCTCTATAATTTTTTTTGCTCAATAATGAGCAGAAAAAAGAACTAATTCTAAGCGTTACATGCGTTTACCTTATATGGGAGAAAATTAGAGCACTTATCGAGGAAGGAAACCTCACTGAGAATTTGAAAGACAGAGTATTAATCTGTAAATGGAGAATGAAATATGGAATGGAAGCTGTCTAGAAAGACGCAACAGCGTTTCAGACATTTCAGAGTCTGGAAAGATTTCGAACAACTTGATGCAAAGCCAGAGAGCTACAAATGCCTGGCATCAAAAAAATCAACATGCGCTGTAGGATTTTTAAGACCTTCCTTCAGTATGACATACTGATCAATTAAACTGGAGATTTATTCTTTTATTTTGCCTCCTGACAGGTGAGCAAATCATTCTTTTTTATTCCATTCTGATAGGAAATAATAAATTGATATATGCTGTAAGTTAATTCCATGTTCAGCAAACATAGTGAATCAGGTTACAGAGAAGTGCTTCCCGGAATTTTGATGAAAACGATAGTACATGGCGAAAAAACCCTGATGACAGAGTTCTTACTGAAAAAAGGAAGTCATTTACCTTCACACGAACATATTCATGAGCAGACAGGCTACATGATATCCGGGAAAATGCTGCTTACTATTGGTGATAATACGCATGAAGTAACACCCGGCGATTCATGGAATATACCTTCAGATACTCCTCATGAAGCACATGTAATCGAAGATTCCATTGCAGTTGAAGTGTTCTCTCCGTGCAGGGATGAATATCTCGATTGAGTCAAATTGAGTTTCAAATCCTGCTTTTAATTCTTTTTTCCGTATTTTCTGATTATGACTTCACATTTCTGATATTATTTATTCAGGCAGCATAAGTATATACATGCGGAGATACTAGCAATTTTTATATAGTAATTGCTAGCACATAGGAATCCGATGTGTGAGTAATCATACCGGTACCGACTTGTAAAAACCAGACAGAACTGAAAGGTGAAAAAATGAAAGACACATGGGAAAAAGTCTTTGAGTACGCATCTTCCCCGCTTCACGGAACAATGTCCAGAAAGCTTAGAGAAGGAGTAAACATCCAGGTCAACGAAGGAAAAATTTACTCAAAAGCAGTCCTTTTCCTCGGTGAACAATTTGTACGTATTACAGAGGAAGAAGAAGGTCAGAAGATCAACACATACTATGACTGGGAGAAGATCGAATCTGTAAGAACGTACAGCAAAGGAGAGTAATACTCTTTGTGTATGATCCCGAATAATGGATAATGGTATTATCCATTTATTTTTTCAAAAACAAGCAGCCTATAAAGTACTGACCAGAAGTATGCTCATATCGTCCTATTTCCTGCGATGACTAAAACTGAACCAAATACCCTAAATCACATTGAAGTAATACTTATTTCAAGTGTAATAGGAGGGAAAATGAGCTATCTTTACCTGGCGTTTGCCATCATTTTTGAGATATGTGGAACCACATGTATGAAACTATCCGAAGGTTTCACAAAACCCCTGCCATCGATATTGATCTTTATATTCTACGGAATCAGCTTTATATCTTTTACAATTGCACTGAAAAAAATAGATGTCAGTGTAGCCTATGCAATATGGGCCGGACTTGGTGTTGCCATGATATCCCTGATAGGACATTTCGGATTTGGCGAACCCATACCACTCGCCAGAATTGCATTCCTGGCACTGATCGCAATCGGAGTTATAGGACTGCACCTGAGCAGCAGTGTGAACTGAAATATCAGGAATTTCTGAGCATTTCTTTTTTGAACATTCCGTACTCATCAAATCCTCTGTGCATAAGAGCAAGTATTCCCAGAAGAACGTTCACCATAGTTGTAACATATATCGCAAGCATAATGGCTATCTGGTACTCTATTGCAACAAGTGGACTTGCACCGGCAAGAATCTGACCGGTCATCATTCCCGGAAGGAATACTATACCTATTGTAGCCATATTTGCAATTGTAGGCTTTAATGCGACCCTCATACTCTTGCGCAGGTATGGGACAAGAGCTTCTGTCTTTTCAGCACCCATAGAGAGGCGGAAAAGATACCTGTTCTCGTTTCTCTGTATCTCGTTACAGAAATTCTCCATCCCAATTACATTGGCTTTAAGGGAATTACCCAGCACCATACCTGCAATAGGTATGAAGTATCTTGCATCGAAAAGGTCACTGAGATCAATTATGAATTTGTTGAAGTAAAGCAACATCGCATAATTTGTCACTGCCATGAAAACAGTCAGCAATGGTAACAAATTTTGTGTTTTCAACTCCGCATTTTTCAAAACGGTATGTGATGCTACAAAGACCATTACAAATACCCACGCAATGTTAAGAAGTGCATTGTTCAGATCAAAGACAAATGTAAGGAAAACACCCACAAATAGCAGCTGAACGACCATTCTTACTGCACTTTCAAGCGTAGAGGAGATAAGTTTCAGGTTCAAGTAATAGCTTATGAGAACCGGTATGAGAAGCAAAACGAATGAAAAGAACATGCCCCCAAGACTTATGTCGTATGTTTCCATCAGTTCACCCCACCTGAAAAATCAATTACTCTCATAGCTTTAGTTTCCCATTCCCTGTCGTGAGAGATCGCAAGTACCGTCCATTGTGGATTATCAAAGAACATATCCGCAACCTTCTGTTTTAGACCTGCATCAAGTTCTGCTGTAACCTCATCAAGAAGAAAGATATTTTTGCCTGAAAGCAGTGCCAAGACTAAAACAACCCTTTGTTTTTCACCGCCAGACAACTTTGTGTACTCTTTATTCAGCAGGTCAGAAGAAAGAGATAACTCGTAGAGGATATTCTCAATATCATCCCTACCGCTATTGCCCTTGTTAGCTTTGAACGAAAATACCTCATCAATAAGGTCAGCTACCTTTCCTTCGGCTATGTCTGTGTCCTGAGACACGTAAGCAACTTTCTTTCTGATATCCCATATATTGCCGGCATCAACCGGTGCACCATCCAAAGATACTTCACCGGAATTATGGTTTCCAAACCCCATGATTATTCTGAAAATAGTTGATTTGCCAATACCTGATTTTCCTTTTATGAGTATTTTTTCCCCTTTTGAAACTGATAAATTAAAATCAGAAAGAATTGTTTTTCCATCATAACTAACAGAAAGTTTTTGAATATCCAGCAGCCCCATTATGATCTACTCCAGTTATGCTTGTTTGGTCATTTGCCTTATTACCATAAGCTGTATTCGGAAATAGCTTTCCAATATAGAATATTGGGTTCTATTTACATAATATAGCTCAGATATATATAGAGATATTACTTAGTAACTTGCGGGTTGGTCTGACATAACTTACAACTCTGCCCCCGATAAGAAACCAACCCAAAATCTCTTTTGCAGAGAAGATAGCGGACCGTCTGTTCTTGCTTAAACTCTTTAAATGAAAACATACATAGAATATACCATGAGCAAGAATTCACTTACAGAAGGACAGAAAGCTCCTGATTTTTGTCTCCCTGACCAGGATGAGAATAATGTGTGCCTTAAGGATTTTGACGGTAAATGGATTGTTCTTTACTTTTACCCTAAAGATAACACATCAGGATGTACAAAGGAAGCACAGGATTTTACAGCTCTGAAAGGGGATTTTGAATCAGATAATGCAGTAATTCTCGGAGTAAGTAAGGATAGTGTTAAGTCCCACATCAAATTCATCGAAAAGAAAGAAATTGGAATTACCCTTCTTTCAGATGAGGAAACGACAGTTCACCAGAAGTACGATGTATGGAGAACAAAGAAGAACTACGGCAAAGAATATCTTGGAACCGTCAGGTCAACTTTCCTCATTGATGCTGAAGGAAATATTGCAAAGATATGGGATAATGTTAAAACAAAAGAACATGCTGAAAAAGTGCTTGCAGCTCTTAAATCACTAAAAGAATAATGCTGACTTCAGCATGCATATCATATGAAATCAAGGTATTTTGATATTTCGCTGAATATTAAAACATAGCCAAGTGCTAGCATAAAAAGCGAGATAAACCATGCCCATCTGAGAATTCTGCCAAGGTTCTCAGGCTGCATCATTTTAAGAAAAAAACGATCGACCGCATTTGGTCGATCTTCTGGAACATCATTCATAAAAAAAGATTATCAAAGGATTATCCTTTGATCCTCTTGAGTCTGAAGGTGTTTTCCCTCTCCATCTCTTCGAGACGGAGCCTAATGAAGACCATTGCTTCCTGAAGTTCAGGTATGACCTTGAACTCGAGAGCATTGACACGCCTTTTTGTCTTCTCGATATCATCAAGAAGCTTTTTCATGGTTGTCTCTATCTCTGCTGCAAGGATGATCTTTTCTACAAGATGCTCATATGCATCTGCTGCCTCATCGGTGTATGAACTGGTACCAAGAATACCATAACCTCTTTCGTTTATGGACTTCTTTACACTGGATGACTCGATCTTTGGAACGACTACACCCATGATGTTGCGGCTTTCCAGCTCAATTTCAGGCTTGCTCTGAAGTGCAAAAGCTGTGGATTTGACGGTAATTGTACCGTCAACAGCATTTGCAATACCGATCTTACGGGAAGCTTCTTCATAGGCGGCATCCAGCTCAGATCTGACATCCTTAGCCTTGCTGAGAATCTCAAAGAACTCAAGGATAAGACCGTCTCTCTTCATCTTAAGCAGCTTGTGACCACTCTGTGAGAGCTTGATCTTCTTCTTGATCTCAATAAGTTCTGATCGAGTTGGTTTTACATCTTTCACGCCCATGTTGGATCACCTTTCAGTTAGTTGCTCTTGTGAGCAGGGTGGTACTTCTCGATATACTTGTTATCGATCCTGGTAAGCAGAGCCACAGGAAGCTCGGAGAGAATATCCCAGCCAACCTGGAGAGTGTCTTCAATTGACCTGTCTTCATCTCTTCCCTGACGTACGAATCTGTCTTCGAACAGGTCAGCGAATTCGAGAATCTTCTGGTCTCTCTCGGACAATGCCTCTTTACCTACGATAGCCACGAGACCTCTGAGGTCACGACCTTCTGCATAACCAGCATACATCTGGTCAGATACAGCTTTGTGATCATCTCTGGTCTTTCCTTCACCGATACCTGAGTTCATCAGACGGGAAAGGGATGGCAGTACATTGATAGGTGGGTAGATACCCTTTCTGTGAAGTTCCCTTGAAACTACGATCTGTCCTTCTGTGATATATCCTGAAAGGTCAGGGATCGGGTGAGTGATATCGTCACCAGGCATGGTGAGGATTGAGAATTGAGTAACTGAACCCTTCAATCCCTTGATAACACCTGCACGCTCGTAGAGTGATGCAAGGTCAGTGTACATGTAACCTGGGTAACCACGTCTACCTGGCACTTCTTCACGGGCTGCACCCATCTGACGGAGTGCTTCACAGTAGTTAGTGATGTCAGTAAGGATAACAAGTACGTGCATGTCGTGTTCGTATGCAAGGTACTCTGCAGCTGTAAGAGCCATCCTTGGTGTGATGATACGTTCTACAGCAGGATCGTCTGCAAGGTTAAGGAAAACCACAGCTCTTTCAAGAGCACCGGTCTTCTCGAAGTCCTCCATGAAGTACTGGGCTTCTTCGTTTGTGATACCCATTGCAGCAAATACTACTGCGAAAGGTTCATCGGAACCTGGAACTTTTGCCTGACGTGCGATCTGAAGAGCGATCTCGTTGTGTGGAAGACCTGATCCTGAGAAGATAGGAAGCTTCTGTCCACGAACGAGGGTGTTTGTTCCGTCAATTGTGGAGATACCTGTCTGGATAAAGTCCTCTGGTGGCATCCTTGAATATGGATTCATTGATGCACCGTTTACATCTACTCTGTCTTCTGGAACGATACGTGGTCCACCATCGAGTGGTTCACCTGCACCGGACAGGATACGACCGAGCATGTCCTTTGATACAGGGAGCTTAATGGTCTCACCGGAGAACACTACACCGGACTCTTCGTTGAGTCCACCTGTACCTTCGAATACCTGAACTGCTACAATATCAGCAGAGGTATCAAGAACCTGACCCCTTTTTGTTGTTCCGTCAGGAAGGTTGATGTGAACGAGTTCATTGTAACCTACAGGTTCTGTCTTCTCGAGGAAGATCAGAGGACCTGCGATCTCTGTAATCGTCTTATATTCCTTGGTCATTTTAGTTGCCTCCAAGTGCTGCAAATTCTTTGTCCATCTTGGACAGAACAACATTCAGTGCATTATCAAAGTCCTCTTCGAACTTGACCTTTGCAAGATCGTCCTTTGACTCGACTGAAAGGATATCCTTCATTGGAATACCTGATTCCAGTGCTGCCTGTGCCATGTCACTGTACTTGGAAATTGCTTTGAGCAATTTGTACTGCTTGTCAAATGGACAGTAGGTGTCAACAGGGTGATATGCGTTCTGCTGGAGGAAGTATTCCCTGAGCATACGGCAGATCTCAAGGATAAGCTGCTGATCTTCCGGAAGTGCATCGGAACCGACGAGCTGTACGATCTCCTGAAGTTCAGATTCCTGCTGGAGAAGATCCATTGCATTGTCCCTGAGTGGTACCCAGTCAGGTGCAACATTCTCTGAGAACCAGTCAGAAAGACCCTGAGTGTACAGACTGTAACTTGTAAGCCAGTTAATGGATGGGAAGTGTCTCCTCTGTGCAAGTTTTGCATCCAGTGCCCAGAACACTTTTACGATACGGAGGGTGTTCTGTGTAACAGGCTCTGAGAAGTCACCACCAGGAGGTGATACTGCACCAATAACGGTGATTGAGCCTTCTTCTGCTGAAAGTGACTTTACTGCACCTGCACGCTCATAGAACTCAGAGAGTCTTGCAGACAGGTATGCAGGATAACCTTCTTCACCAGGCATTTCTTCAAGCCTTGAGGAAATTTCTCTCATTGCTTCTGCCCATCTGGATGATGAGTCAGCCATGAGTGATACATCATAACCCATGTCACGATAGTATTCTGCAATTGTGATACCTGTGTAAACAGATGCTTCACGAGCAGCTACAGGCATGTTGGATGTGTTTGCTATAAGAACTGTACGTTCCATGAGTGGACGACCGGTCTTTGGATCCTGGAGTTCTGGGAACTCGTTCAGTACATCAGCCATCTCGTTTCCACGTTCTCCACATCCGATATATACCACAATGTCAGTGTCACTCCACTTTGCAAGCTGCTGCTGTGTAACAGTCTTTCCTGAACCGAATGGACCAGGGATAGCTGCTGTACCGCCCTTTGCTACTGGGAAGAGACCGTCAAGAATCCTCTGACCTGTAATAAGAGGTCTTCTTGGAATGAATTTCTTCTCTACAGGACGTGGCATTCTTACAGGCCACTTCTGCATCATGGAGATTTCGGTACCGTCTGTGAGTACACAGATAGTCTCATCTACCTTGAACTTTCCGGACTTTATTTCTTCAACTGTACCGGAAACTGTTGGTGGCACCATGATCTTGTGCTCAACATTCATTGTTTCCTGTACGATACCTATTGTCTGACCGCCCTTTACGGAGTCACCACTTGTTACTACTGGCTTGAACTCCCATAGTTTTTCACGGTCAAGACCGTTGGCAGTTACACCTCTGCTAATAAAGTCCCCCATCTTTTCCTGAAGTACTTTCAGAGGTCTCTGAATACCATCATAGATACTTTCTAATAAACCTGGACCGAGTTCTACAGAGAGGGACATTCCAGTGTTCACTACAGGCTCACCTGGCTTGATACCAGATGTATCCTCATATACCTGAACAGTAGCTTTGTCACCTTTAATTCTGATAACTTCGCCCATAAGACCTTCGTGACCAACGTGTACCACATCGTACATCTTTGGTTTGATACCCATGATAGTAACGACAGGTCCGGCCACACGATAAATTTCACCTTTCATTTCCACAGATCTACACCTACCGATTGCTTTATTTTTTCCCTTAAGTTCGAACTTTCACCACTACCACCGAGAGTCACAACAGTTGGCTCAACAGAATCGCTGATAGTGTTTCTCAACATCTCCGGTAGTCCACTCAGATCATCACCGTGCATTATCAGAATGCCGACTTCTCGATCCTCAAGTATTTTCTCTACAGCAGGCTCAAGTTCGCCATTATTAACTTCAAATATCTTTTTGACACCAGCAAGCCTGAAACCTGTTACAAACTCGCTATTTCCGACTACTGCTAATTCCATCAGATCACCAACTGTTCCTTGATAGTTTCATCATTGAGGTTGGCAGCTTTACCACGAATGATTATCCGTAAGTTGCTTATCTCGTTCTGTTTGCTTAGCATGTAGTCCATGATTGGTACAATTGAGATCGGATAAACATGTGAAAAGCTTGCTGCAGATTTAAGCCTGTGATGTTTCAGTCTGGTCTCGACATCAATTAATGAATCCATATCCGGTTTTACAATATCAGAGATGACATCCCAGTAAGGATTATTCTCTAACTCAGATACAAAGTCTGCAAAGGATAAAGGCAGCAGTCTTTCTGTTTCCTTAAGCTTGCACCTTAATCCACCATCGATCATCAAATTCATTACCTCAGGATCAGTAATTCCTGATTTCTTCAAACGGAAGAGGGTAATTAGGTTTTTCAGATCAATGCCCATTCTGGTAAATTCCTCGAACAGCTTGCGATCTTTGGATTTTGAACCGCTTATTGCGTCAAACAAACCGGTATAGTACATCTTATCAAGCTGATTCTCGATCTCTGAAAGATTTGTACCATCATAGTTCTTCAATATAGGGTAGTATTCAGTATTTGCAAGCTCAGAAATAACTTCCTCATATGTTGCTTTTGCTGCAAGGTCTGAAAGAGAAGTATAACTCATTCTTCCTGCTGCAACAATAGCATCAAGGATCTCTTCTGTAGATGCATTACAATATTTACCACGCAGAATTGTTTTAATATTCCAGATATCAAACTTCTTGAGTTTCTCACCGATAAGGAAGTTTACATCACCATCTGAAATATTAAGTAATTTCGTGAAGGTTTCTGCGAGATTCCTGTTAAGGGCATGCTCAATAAGGTCTACACCCTCATAGCTCCTTGCCAGTTCGTCGACATCCTCTTTATACTCAGATTCTTCAATGAATCTGGTAATTTCATCAATGCTCATATTCATGAGCCTAGGATAGGTCTCCTTTGGCAGAAGCTTACTTTTCATTGCACGTACACGTGCTGTGGTATATGCATAATTTGCATGACCCTTTGACTGGGATTTTTTGGAATTACCACGCTTAAATTTCTGCAACAGCTGCATTTAGAAATCACCCGAATAAGATATCAGATGTCTGTTTCAACAACCGCTCATTCACGCTTTTAAGGATGACATCGTAAGTATAATCCAATCTGATAGTACCATCTTCATTCTCGATCACTACGCCACCAAGACAATCAATGTTGCCGGCGTATTCGAGTGAAGATAACTTCTTGACAATCTCCTCAGAAGCAGCATTGGAATAGATCTTACTGCCATTTGCCTCATATGTTGTTATGAGTTCCCTAAGGAGTGCCTCATTTTTCTCAGGAGAAAACTCTGAAATGGTTTCTACAGCCTGGACATATACTTTTTCGAGTACTTCCTTGCGTGCATTGAGCAATGTGCGCTTCACTTCAAGATTTGCACTGGATATTTCTTGCTGCCTTATTTTCTTAATATCATCTTCTGCCTTTGCAAGACGTTCACCCATAATTCTTTTAGCATTCTGTTTTGCCTCATCGAGAATCAGAGCTACTTCTGCATCTGCGTCAGAATCCAGTTTGGAAACTTCTGCCTGAGCAGCATCCATGATATCTTTAACAACAGTTTCTAGTCCCATGCTCAACACCTTTGGAAAATTTAAGAGCGAAAAATGCTCTTAAATTATTTGATCAACAGTGCAACTACCAGACCAAAGATAACAATTGTTTCTGGAATTACAGTCAGGATAAGACCCTTACCGAAAAGGCTCTCATTCTCTGCCATTGCACCGATTGCTGCGCTACCGATGTCCTTCTCTGCAAGAGCGGATGCAATACCTGTGAGACCTACTGCGAGTCCTGCTCCAATTGCTTTCAATCCTGATGCGTCCATTGTTGTTACTGCTTCTGTTACCATTTTCTTATTCCTCCGTGTATTTTCTAATATATCCAAATGGATTGTATTTGCGTCCCCCTCCTTCGTAGAATTTTCCGAAGAATTCTACATACTGTAACCTGAGTGAGTGTAAACCGGGGGCGATAATACTCAGGACAGTATTTAATCCGTGTCCAAGTAAGAACACTATAATTGCACCGATTGTTGCCACACCTATTGGCGTACCTGGCTGCCAGATCATTTCAAAAGCGATCAGATTGACAGTTGACGCAATATAGATGGATGACAAACCTACAGCTATGATACGAGTGTAAGACAGTGAGTTACTGAGTAGTGATGGCAACTCGATAGGTCCTTTGATACCTTCTCCCTTGAGAAGCATTACAAATCCTATTAAGAAGACAACTACACCTGCGATCGTTGCAAAGGATGGAAGTGCTGCTGCATATCCGATAATTGCGAGGATCAAACCGATTTCAATAACGAACCAGCTTCCTTTCTCAAAAATAGCTGCTGACATCCCGTGTTTCTTGTTCTCATTGATGAAACCAAGAAGATAACCAATGTTAATATGAATGAAACCGACAAGAGCGGTTGCAATGATCATGGTCATCACAAGATGAGTCCTGTGAACAGGGAAAGTGATAATTTCATCCCCGACTGGAGATGCAAAGAGATTGATTGTTTCAAAACCAGGAATTAAACCTGATACTGTTTCATGCTCTGTATGAAGACTTGCAAGCGAGAATCCCAAAAACTCACCATATAACACACCAAATATCAGAGTAGATATCTGACAATATATCAGAATGTTCATGAGTGGCTTGATAGCTTCTGAAGATATCATCTTCTTTATTCCGAGTGCCATTGCAAGCAATATAAGTGCATATCCAATGTCACCAAGAATCATTCCGTAAAAGAGTGGGAAAGAAATGAATATCAAGAAAGTAGGATCGAGTTCTTTATAAACAGGTCTTGCATAAAGATCCATGATTTCCTGGAAAGGAGAAGCGATCTTAGAATTATTGTACTCGATTGGTACAATCTTTTCATCCGCTTTTGTCATTTCCTGCATGGAAACGAAAGCCCTTCCATTTGTAGCTTCTTTCACAATGCGCTCCAGTTCAGAGAAATCTTCTGCAGGAACCCATCCATCAATCATGAAAGTGCTGTCTGATGTAGCAACCCTCAGAGGTGCTTCTGACTTCTGAGCTTCCACTGACAGAACTTCATTACTTGAAAGAATGAAATCAGCGTATTTATCTTTAAGTGACTCTATCTCTGCATCAATAGACTCTATCTGTTTAACTAATCCAGATTCCTTTGAGATGAGACTTTTAAGAGATTCAGAAGGTACACCACTTGCAACCGGGATTCTAAGTTCCCTGTAACCTGAGCCCGCAAGAGCATTGGATACATCAGTTGCTTTGTCTTTAGAGACAAATATAACCACAGTGCCTTCTTTTGCATCATAAAACATTTCGTATGCAGAAGTGACTTTAGAAACCACATTTCCGACATCTTCCTTTACATTTCCTGCAAATACAGCAAGGTGCTCGTATCCACGGTAAAGGTCAAGGTCAAGAGAAATGTTAGCAAAAGGAAGTAATTCCTTCTTCAGGGAATCAAGCTCTTTAAGCTCGGTTTCAAGCTTGCTTTTATCCTCAGTTTTAACGTCAAGTTCAGCATCGAGTTTATCAAGAGTTGCATCAAGGTTAGAAAGAACTGAAGTCTCAGCATCTTTACTTTTTGATTCAACATCCTTAACGCCAAGTAAACTGGCAATGGATCTTATCTTGATAAGTTTCTTTGACACTTCATCAATCTTCTCAAAAGGTCTTCCTATACGGAGACCGGAACCATCTTCATTGAAATCTTCGATCTGGAACAGATTAGCTTTGTGCAGAGCATCGACCGTTTCTTCAAAAATGCTTTTATGGCCAACAATTACGGCACGATTCATCTGCTTTACATTAAGCATGTATTGCCCTCTCGAATTCGTTAATGATTAATGTTACAGCCTCGTCTACTTTGGATGAAGCAGAGCCAGCAATAGATCTAGCCTCGCTTTCTCCTACCTCGACGATCTTTGATTTATCTGAAGTGATAGACTCTTCTGCAGATTTCATTGCACTTTGTGCAGATTTCTGTGCATCGACTTCGGCCTGTTTAATGATTTCCCTGGCCTCGGCACGTGCACTGGCGATACGGTCGTTTTTTCGTTTGTTACCGTCGTCAACCATTTTGCGTGCATTGCCTTCTGCTTCTTTGATTTCCGACAAGATTTTTTCTTTGGCCATGCTAATCCTCATGTGATGAATTGCTTATTATCCCGAATAAATCAACATCTCCTATTGCTAGCTCACATATAAAGTATTCGGTTTTCCGGATACTGGCGAGCCATGAATAATCATGATTTATCATGATATTGGAAGAATTTATCAGAGATATGACATTACAAATAATAACTCCTGATAACGATAATTATACTACCCTAATGAATAATGATTATACTAATTCAATGCATAGATTTATCAAGCCTTACCGGAAGCTGAGTTCCTTCCTGGATAGTATGGATATATTTACTACGGAATTCAGGGTTGCGCATCATACAGTATTCTGCAGAGCAATTATATGCTTCATGCTTACCCATTCTCTCCCATATAGCAGCAAGACTTTCCTCACGAATATTTCCGAATGACAGTGGAGTATAAGCACATGGAAGAACATCCCCACCTGCTGTCGCATGCATCCACCTTCTACCCGCAAAACAACCAAACTCATCAGGACCCATGAAATTAGGGAATGAAGTAACCCTTGGACCATCCTCTTTGTTGTTCATTGATTTCTGGAATTTTCCAAGCCTGTCCACATCCTTGGAAGTCATTACCTCATCCTCATGATCCAGCCAGCGTCCTACAGCTATGATCTCATAAATAGACATTTCCTGCATACCCATATCTGCTGCAAAATTGTAGAAACCATCAAGATCATCTATATTATGTGGTGAAACAACCACAAAAAGATCTGCAAGAACACCAGCATTGACAAAGTGTTTGATACCATTAACAGTATTCTGGAAAGCTCCCTCATGATTCCTTACACGATCATGTTCAGCCTCATTCGGACTATCGAGACTCAGGTGTGCAGCAAAAAGTCCAGCAGCCTTGAGATCCCTGGCTCTTTGTTCAGTTAGACTGAAACCGGAGGTAAAACACGAAACTACAGCACGAGTCTTATCCACTTTTGCCACCATTTGCTCAAAGTCTTTCCTGAGCAAAGTTTCCCCACCATCAAAGGCGATATAATAAGAACCAAGATCAATGGCCTGCTGTATAGCACTATTTACCTCATCAAATGTAACAATAGGATCAGCCACAGTTCCGGCTGCACCGCAGTGAA
The sequence above is a segment of the uncultured Methanolobus sp. genome. Coding sequences within it:
- a CDS encoding cupin domain-containing protein, with translation MFSKHSESGYREVLPGILMKTIVHGEKTLMTEFLLKKGSHLPSHEHIHEQTGYMISGKMLLTIGDNTHEVTPGDSWNIPSDTPHEAHVIEDSIAVEVFSPCRDEYLD
- a CDS encoding multidrug efflux SMR transporter, with translation MSYLYLAFAIIFEICGTTCMKLSEGFTKPLPSILIFIFYGISFISFTIALKKIDVSVAYAIWAGLGVAMISLIGHFGFGEPIPLARIAFLALIAIGVIGLHLSSSVN
- a CDS encoding ABC transporter permease — protein: METYDISLGGMFFSFVLLLIPVLISYYLNLKLISSTLESAVRMVVQLLFVGVFLTFVFDLNNALLNIAWVFVMVFVASHTVLKNAELKTQNLLPLLTVFMAVTNYAMLLYFNKFIIDLSDLFDARYFIPIAGMVLGNSLKANVIGMENFCNEIQRNENRYLFRLSMGAEKTEALVPYLRKSMRVALKPTIANMATIGIVFLPGMMTGQILAGASPLVAIEYQIAIMLAIYVTTMVNVLLGILALMHRGFDEYGMFKKEMLRNS
- a CDS encoding ATP-binding cassette domain-containing protein — encoded protein: MGLLDIQKLSVSYDGKTILSDFNLSVSKGEKILIKGKSGIGKSTIFRIIMGFGNHNSGEVSLDGAPVDAGNIWDIRKKVAYVSQDTDIAEGKVADLIDEVFSFKANKGNSGRDDIENILYELSLSSDLLNKEYTKLSGGEKQRVVLVLALLSGKNIFLLDEVTAELDAGLKQKVADMFFDNPQWTVLAISHDREWETKAMRVIDFSGGVN
- the bcp gene encoding thioredoxin-dependent thiol peroxidase, with protein sequence MKTYIEYTMSKNSLTEGQKAPDFCLPDQDENNVCLKDFDGKWIVLYFYPKDNTSGCTKEAQDFTALKGDFESDNAVILGVSKDSVKSHIKFIEKKEIGITLLSDEETTVHQKYDVWRTKKNYGKEYLGTVRSTFLIDAEGNIAKIWDNVKTKEHAEKVLAALKSLKE
- a CDS encoding V-type ATP synthase subunit D, with the protein product MGVKDVKPTRSELIEIKKKIKLSQSGHKLLKMKRDGLILEFFEILSKAKDVRSELDAAYEEASRKIGIANAVDGTITVKSTAFALQSKPEIELESRNIMGVVVPKIESSSVKKSINERGYGILGTSSYTDEAADAYEHLVEKIILAAEIETTMKKLLDDIEKTKRRVNALEFKVIPELQEAMVFIRLRLEEMERENTFRLKRIKG
- a CDS encoding ATP synthase subunit B, whose translation is MTKEYKTITEIAGPLIFLEKTEPVGYNELVHINLPDGTTKRGQVLDTSADIVAVQVFEGTGGLNEESGVVFSGETIKLPVSKDMLGRILSGAGEPLDGGPRIVPEDRVDVNGASMNPYSRMPPEDFIQTGISTIDGTNTLVRGQKLPIFSGSGLPHNEIALQIARQAKVPGSDEPFAVVFAAMGITNEEAQYFMEDFEKTGALERAVVFLNLADDPAVERIITPRMALTAAEYLAYEHDMHVLVILTDITNYCEALRQMGAAREEVPGRRGYPGYMYTDLASLYERAGVIKGLKGSVTQFSILTMPGDDITHPIPDLSGYITEGQIVVSRELHRKGIYPPINVLPSLSRLMNSGIGEGKTRDDHKAVSDQMYAGYAEGRDLRGLVAIVGKEALSERDQKILEFADLFEDRFVRQGRDEDRSIEDTLQVGWDILSELPVALLTRIDNKYIEKYHPAHKSN